In one Streptomyces sp. T12 genomic region, the following are encoded:
- a CDS encoding NAD-dependent succinate-semialdehyde dehydrogenase, whose translation MTDTPTQLFIGGDWVDAADGATMPVDDPATGEVLCHVADAGPKEAKLAEEAAVQAQGEWARTAPRVRSEILRRAYEIIIERTDELAHLMTSEMGKPLAEARGEVAYAAEFFRWFSEEAVRIDGGLSTLPDGRNRMLLSRRPVGPSLLITPWNFPLAMGTRKIGPAVAAGCTMVLKPAPQTPLSSLALAAILKEAGLPDGVLNVVTTSRAGEVCEPLLRGGRIRKLSFTGSTGVGQLLLAQSAQAVVRTSMELGGNAPFVVFEDADLDKAVDGAMVAKMRNMGEACTAANRFFVHGSVAQEFGRRLAERMGALVVGPGTRDGVDVGPLIDRTGRAKVEELVADAVQRGARVLVGGRTPEGPGCFYPPTVLADVDPASRLMDTEIFGPVAAILTFDDEDEVIRRANDTPWGLVGYVFTEGLDRALRVSERLEVGMVGLNTGLVSNPAAPFGGVKQSGLGREGGRVGIDEFLEYQYLAVPVR comes from the coding sequence ATGACCGACACACCCACGCAGTTGTTCATCGGTGGCGACTGGGTGGACGCCGCGGACGGCGCCACCATGCCCGTCGACGACCCTGCCACCGGCGAGGTCCTCTGCCACGTGGCCGACGCGGGCCCGAAAGAGGCCAAGCTCGCCGAGGAAGCGGCCGTGCAGGCGCAGGGGGAGTGGGCGCGTACGGCACCCCGGGTGCGCAGCGAGATCCTGCGCCGCGCCTACGAGATCATCATCGAGCGCACCGACGAGCTCGCCCACCTGATGACGTCCGAGATGGGCAAGCCGCTCGCCGAGGCCAGGGGAGAGGTGGCGTACGCGGCCGAGTTCTTCCGCTGGTTCTCCGAGGAGGCCGTCCGTATCGACGGCGGCCTCAGCACCCTGCCGGACGGCCGCAACCGGATGTTGCTCTCCCGCCGTCCGGTCGGCCCCTCCCTCCTCATCACCCCCTGGAACTTCCCCCTGGCCATGGGCACCCGCAAGATCGGCCCGGCGGTCGCCGCGGGCTGCACGATGGTGCTCAAGCCTGCCCCGCAGACCCCTCTGTCCAGCCTGGCTCTCGCCGCGATCCTCAAGGAGGCCGGGCTGCCGGACGGCGTGCTGAACGTCGTCACGACCTCCCGTGCGGGGGAGGTGTGCGAACCGCTCCTGCGCGGCGGGCGGATTCGCAAGCTTTCCTTCACCGGTTCCACGGGCGTCGGGCAGCTGCTGCTCGCCCAGAGCGCTCAGGCGGTGGTCCGGACGTCGATGGAGCTGGGCGGCAACGCGCCGTTCGTCGTCTTCGAGGACGCCGACCTGGACAAGGCGGTGGACGGGGCGATGGTCGCCAAGATGCGCAACATGGGCGAGGCGTGCACGGCCGCCAACCGCTTCTTCGTGCACGGCTCGGTGGCGCAGGAGTTCGGGCGCCGGCTGGCCGAGCGGATGGGCGCGCTGGTCGTCGGCCCGGGCACCCGGGACGGCGTCGACGTCGGCCCGCTGATCGACAGGACGGGGCGCGCCAAGGTCGAGGAGCTGGTCGCCGACGCGGTGCAGCGCGGCGCCCGGGTGCTCGTCGGCGGCAGGACGCCCGAAGGCCCCGGCTGCTTCTACCCGCCGACCGTGCTGGCCGACGTCGATCCCGCAAGCCGCCTGATGGACACGGAGATCTTCGGCCCCGTCGCCGCGATCCTCACCTTCGACGACGAGGACGAGGTGATCCGCCGGGCCAACGACACCCCCTGGGGCCTGGTCGGCTACGTCTTCACCGAGGGCCTCGACCGTGCCCTGCGGGTGAGCGAGCGGCTGGAGGTGGGCATGGTGGGGCTGAACACGGGTCTCGTGTCCAACCCGGCCGCACCCTTCGGCGGCGTCAAGCAGTCGGGGCTGGGCCGTGAGGGGGGCCGGGTGGGGATCGACGAGTTCCTGGAGTACCAGTACCTCGCGGTGCCCGTGCGATGA
- a CDS encoding cupin domain-containing protein: MGDSFVMKPGFVGVWKTIETVRKIYVIVK, from the coding sequence GTGGGCGACAGCTTCGTCATGAAGCCGGGCTTCGTCGGTGTCTGGAAGACCATCGAAACCGTGCGCAAGATCTACGTGATCGTGAAGTGA
- a CDS encoding IclR family transcriptional regulator has translation MKSVTRSLRVLEAVARHQPVTVGELTKLFGLPKSTVQRTLVTLNEAGWLRANRRDTTRWEIGARVLAVRPAALQGSSLFAAAREPMIRLRDALNETIHLSVPDALHGMVVVDRVDCDHAVRTFHAIGDTSPLHATATGNAVLAHLRKSEIDEVAAGTLEGYGEETITDPGQLRAELHRVRERGYAVNHNQYLQGVCAIAAPVLDGEDTPLAAVAVSLPDSRFEPGRLPELGRLVAEAAAEITARHLA, from the coding sequence ATGAAGAGCGTGACCAGGTCGCTACGGGTTCTGGAGGCGGTCGCCCGACATCAACCCGTGACTGTCGGGGAGTTGACGAAGCTCTTCGGGCTGCCGAAGTCCACCGTGCAGCGCACCCTGGTCACACTCAACGAGGCGGGCTGGCTGCGCGCCAACCGCAGGGACACCACCCGATGGGAGATCGGCGCCCGCGTCCTGGCCGTACGACCGGCCGCCCTGCAGGGCTCCAGCCTGTTCGCCGCCGCGCGCGAACCCATGATCCGGCTCCGCGACGCACTGAACGAGACCATCCACCTGTCCGTGCCGGACGCCCTGCACGGCATGGTCGTCGTCGACCGCGTCGACTGCGACCACGCCGTACGCACCTTCCACGCCATCGGCGACACCTCGCCCCTGCACGCCACCGCCACCGGGAACGCCGTCCTCGCCCACCTGCGGAAGTCCGAGATAGACGAGGTCGCCGCGGGAACGCTGGAGGGCTACGGCGAGGAGACCATCACCGACCCGGGGCAACTACGCGCGGAGCTCCACCGCGTGAGAGAGCGTGGCTACGCCGTCAACCACAACCAGTACCTGCAGGGTGTCTGCGCGATCGCGGCACCCGTGCTCGACGGTGAGGACACACCGCTGGCCGCCGTGGCCGTCTCCCTGCCCGACTCCCGCTTCGAGCCCGGCCGGCTGCCCGAGCTGGGTCGGCTGGTCGCCGAGGCGGCGGCGGAGATCACCGCCCGGCACCTGGCCTGA
- a CDS encoding IclR family transcriptional regulator, with amino-acid sequence MKSVTRSLRILEAVAQHQPVTVGELTKLFGLPKSTVQRTLVTLAEAGWLRANRRDTTRWEIGARVLAVRPAALQGSSLFAAAREPMIRLRDALNETIHLSVPDALQCMVVVDRVDSDQAVRTFHTIGDTSPLHATAVGRAILTHLPRRDVEELIAAGLERFSDSTPVEPDELRAELDRIRTDGYAVNRNQYRPGVCAVAAAVLDEDGTPLAAIAASMPEARYDSERAPSWGRLVADTAAEIAQRRLGA; translated from the coding sequence ATGAAGAGCGTCACCAGATCGCTGCGGATCCTGGAGGCGGTCGCCCAGCATCAGCCCGTGACCGTGGGAGAGTTGACGAAGCTCTTCGGACTGCCGAAGTCCACCGTGCAGCGCACCCTGGTCACGCTGGCGGAGGCCGGCTGGCTGCGCGCCAACCGCAGGGACACCACCCGATGGGAGATCGGCGCCCGCGTCCTGGCCGTACGACCGGCCGCCCTGCAGGGCTCCAGCCTGTTCGCCGCCGCGCGCGAACCCATGATCCGGCTCCGCGACGCACTGAACGAGACCATCCACCTGTCGGTACCGGACGCCCTGCAGTGCATGGTCGTGGTGGACCGCGTCGACTCCGATCAGGCGGTACGCACCTTCCACACGATCGGCGACACCTCACCTCTGCACGCCACCGCCGTCGGACGGGCCATCCTCACCCACCTGCCGAGGCGGGACGTCGAAGAGCTCATCGCGGCGGGTCTGGAGCGGTTCAGCGACTCCACGCCCGTCGAGCCCGACGAGCTGCGTGCCGAGCTGGACCGGATCCGCACCGACGGCTATGCGGTCAACCGCAACCAGTACCGGCCGGGAGTCTGCGCCGTCGCCGCCGCCGTGCTCGACGAGGACGGCACCCCCCTGGCCGCCATCGCCGCCTCGATGCCCGAGGCACGGTACGACAGTGAACGTGCACCCAGCTGGGGCCGCCTCGTCGCCGACACAGCCGCGGAGATCGCACAGCGCCGCCTGGGCGCCTGA
- the solA gene encoding N-methyl-L-tryptophan oxidase has protein sequence MSAARKRVAVVGVGTMGSQAAWRLAARGAEVVGYDRYAPGHDRSAAGGESRIFRSAHFEDSRYVPLLKHADALWEQLQQETGRELRRLTGCLLMGPTEHQQMATVLQSIAEHDLDHEVLDTDDLAKRFPQYRIEDGDAAVLDRRAGFIRPELTIQTAARRAEQLGAVIHRYSTVREIVPVGDGVEIRTDSGSERFDTAVVTPGPWVNDLLPDLPWEVEVRRLVSAWYVPTAPDAWFGEERPAFIRTAPTHCYGLPSPDGISVKLGLSRALHRLAGDPNQLDRTVRPDELEIFSELIGRHMPDLHPDPTRLSVYMEGYTESSRPLVGPLPGAENVILLAGFSGHGFKLSPAFGDIAADLALDGASPQPIDFLSTVGRTEA, from the coding sequence GTGTCAGCTGCCAGGAAGCGCGTCGCGGTGGTCGGCGTCGGAACGATGGGCAGCCAGGCCGCCTGGCGGCTGGCGGCCCGCGGCGCCGAGGTCGTCGGATACGACCGCTACGCACCCGGCCATGACCGCAGCGCCGCCGGCGGCGAGTCCCGGATCTTCCGCAGCGCGCACTTCGAGGACTCCCGGTACGTCCCGCTCCTCAAGCACGCCGATGCCCTCTGGGAGCAGCTCCAACAGGAGACCGGCCGCGAGCTGCGCCGCCTGACCGGATGCCTCCTGATGGGGCCCACCGAGCACCAACAGATGGCCACCGTTCTTCAGTCCATCGCCGAGCACGACCTGGACCACGAGGTGCTGGACACCGACGACCTGGCCAAGCGGTTCCCGCAGTACCGGATCGAGGACGGCGACGCGGCCGTTCTCGACCGCCGTGCCGGGTTCATCCGCCCGGAGCTGACGATCCAGACCGCCGCCCGCCGCGCCGAGCAGTTGGGCGCCGTGATCCACCGTTACAGCACGGTCCGGGAGATCGTCCCCGTCGGCGACGGCGTGGAGATCCGCACCGACTCCGGCAGTGAGCGCTTCGACACCGCCGTCGTCACGCCCGGCCCCTGGGTCAACGACCTGTTGCCCGACCTGCCGTGGGAGGTGGAAGTCCGCCGCCTCGTCAGCGCCTGGTACGTGCCCACCGCCCCCGACGCCTGGTTCGGCGAGGAGCGCCCGGCGTTCATCCGTACGGCACCCACCCACTGCTACGGCCTGCCCTCCCCGGACGGCATCTCGGTCAAGCTCGGACTGTCCCGCGCGCTGCACCGGCTCGCCGGCGACCCCAACCAGCTGGACCGCACCGTGCGGCCGGATGAGCTGGAGATCTTCTCCGAGCTGATCGGGCGTCACATGCCCGACCTGCATCCGGACCCGACGCGCCTCTCCGTCTACATGGAGGGCTACACCGAGAGCAGCCGCCCACTGGTCGGCCCGCTGCCCGGCGCCGAGAACGTCATCCTGCTCGCCGGCTTCTCCGGCCACGGCTTCAAGCTCTCGCCCGCCTTCGGTGACATCGCCGCGGACCTCGCGCTGGACGGCGCCTCGCCCCAGCCCATCGACTTCCTCTCCACCGTCGGCCGTACGGAGGCATGA
- a CDS encoding succinylglutamate desuccinylase/aspartoacylase family protein, translated as MTMHDTTLSVGTLVAEPGTKARGTVRADLGTLTVDIPLTLVNGARPGPRVVITAGVHGGEFPPIDAVVRLADGLEPGEVHGQLIICPVANPPAVYQGRLNISPVDGVNLNRVFPGDPVGGPTERLAAWLFTHLVDAADVYIDLHCGGIDQVLRDFVGYRLTGEPDLDKATAELAGSFGIEDVILGLTPEGGNSHAAAARRGVSAVLVEVGQLGQRDEATALRRVHGLLKALRHLGVLDQDGSAPAPIRAWVWSAGVTAEATGLWYPEFSFDADVIGEVAEGDLLGRIVDPTDGTEYTVHAPADGRIFYGMHGLTVAPGAELAALAIPWDPDTAARADTLRAPGLGAGSDEADPRP; from the coding sequence ATGACCATGCACGACACCACGCTCTCCGTCGGCACCCTGGTCGCCGAGCCGGGCACCAAGGCACGCGGCACCGTCCGCGCCGACCTGGGCACCCTCACCGTGGACATCCCGCTGACCCTCGTCAACGGCGCCCGCCCCGGCCCCCGGGTCGTCATCACCGCGGGTGTGCACGGCGGCGAGTTCCCTCCCATCGACGCCGTCGTGCGACTGGCGGACGGGCTGGAACCCGGCGAGGTGCACGGACAGCTGATCATCTGTCCGGTCGCCAACCCTCCCGCCGTGTACCAGGGGCGGCTCAACATTTCCCCGGTCGACGGCGTGAACCTCAACCGCGTCTTCCCCGGCGATCCGGTCGGCGGCCCCACCGAGCGGCTGGCCGCCTGGCTCTTCACCCACCTGGTCGACGCCGCCGACGTCTACATCGACCTGCACTGCGGCGGCATCGACCAGGTCCTGCGGGACTTCGTCGGCTACCGCCTCACCGGTGAACCGGACCTGGACAAGGCGACGGCCGAACTTGCAGGCTCCTTCGGTATCGAGGACGTCATCCTCGGGCTGACGCCCGAGGGCGGCAACAGTCATGCGGCCGCCGCCCGCCGGGGCGTCTCGGCGGTCCTCGTCGAGGTCGGCCAGCTCGGCCAGCGGGACGAGGCCACTGCCCTCCGCCGCGTCCACGGCCTGCTGAAGGCACTTCGCCATCTGGGCGTCCTCGACCAGGACGGTTCCGCCCCGGCGCCGATCCGCGCATGGGTCTGGTCCGCCGGCGTCACCGCCGAGGCCACCGGCCTGTGGTACCCGGAGTTCTCCTTCGACGCCGACGTCATCGGCGAAGTCGCCGAGGGCGACCTCCTCGGCCGCATCGTCGACCCGACCGACGGCACGGAGTACACCGTCCACGCCCCGGCCGACGGCCGGATCTTCTACGGCATGCACGGCCTCACCGTCGCCCCCGGCGCCGAGCTCGCCGCCCTCGCCATCCCGTGGGACCCCGACACGGCCGCGCGGGCCGACACCCTCCGGGCTCCCGGTCTGGGCGCCGGATCCGACGAGGCGGATCCCCGCCCCTAA
- a CDS encoding ABC transporter substrate-binding protein: MKDARIDRRLFLRGIGGVTAGVAAATALSACGTGTSRSGAGSGGKGGKTVVVRDSGGSYGAALQKAIYTPFTQETGISVKVLNLDDAPLLAQIKQGRPQCDLINNSMMSHTKYVAQDALEALDRDRIKSLESAKIPDNQITDHAIGSSFYGACMAYRTDAFGGKKPESWADFWDTRAFQGERSMCNPDGDLPELEFALLADGVPMDKLYPLDVDRAFKVLTRLRSDIKKFWDSGPLPGVLLSRQEVTMSTVWDGRIADLQKQGVPVERQLNGMRRQFQGYAIAKGAANVDAAYQLMDFSLRAESQAALAKAFPSNPSSPLAYTKLTNEERSTLAGAPEYYDKGFDTDIDWWLKNESAVTKRWLEWARG, from the coding sequence ATGAAAGATGCCCGAATAGACCGCAGACTGTTCCTGCGCGGAATAGGAGGTGTCACGGCGGGTGTCGCCGCCGCGACCGCCCTCTCCGCCTGTGGTACCGGCACCAGCCGGTCCGGCGCCGGCAGCGGTGGCAAGGGCGGGAAGACGGTGGTCGTCCGTGACAGTGGCGGTTCCTATGGTGCGGCTCTGCAGAAGGCGATCTACACGCCGTTCACGCAGGAGACCGGCATCAGCGTCAAGGTGCTGAACCTGGACGATGCCCCGCTGCTGGCGCAGATCAAGCAGGGCCGCCCGCAGTGTGACCTCATCAACAACTCGATGATGTCGCACACCAAGTACGTGGCCCAGGACGCCCTGGAGGCGCTGGACCGCGACCGGATCAAGAGCCTTGAGAGCGCGAAGATCCCGGACAACCAGATCACCGACCATGCCATCGGCAGCAGCTTCTACGGCGCGTGTATGGCGTACCGCACGGACGCCTTCGGGGGTAAGAAGCCGGAGTCGTGGGCGGACTTCTGGGACACCAGGGCGTTCCAGGGCGAGCGTTCGATGTGCAACCCGGATGGTGACCTGCCGGAGCTGGAGTTCGCGCTGCTGGCCGACGGCGTCCCCATGGACAAGCTGTACCCGCTGGATGTGGACCGTGCCTTCAAGGTACTGACGCGGCTGCGGTCGGACATCAAGAAGTTCTGGGACAGCGGCCCGCTCCCCGGTGTGCTGCTCAGCCGCCAGGAAGTGACGATGTCCACCGTGTGGGACGGCCGGATCGCCGATCTGCAGAAGCAGGGCGTCCCGGTGGAGCGGCAGCTCAACGGTATGCGCCGCCAGTTCCAGGGTTATGCCATCGCCAAGGGCGCGGCCAACGTGGACGCCGCCTACCAGCTGATGGACTTCTCGCTGCGGGCGGAGAGCCAGGCCGCCCTGGCCAAGGCCTTCCCGTCGAACCCGTCGTCCCCGCTGGCCTACACGAAGCTCACCAACGAGGAGCGATCCACGCTAGCGGGTGCGCCGGAGTACTACGACAAGGGTTTCGACACGGACATCGACTGGTGGCTGAAGAACGAATCGGCCGTCACCAAGCGCTGGTTGGAGTGGGCTCGTGGCTGA
- a CDS encoding ABC transporter ATP-binding protein, whose translation MAEFGIAAPSVKVAGGKPATATGKALSVVALRKTYGDVVAVDEASMEIAAGEFVTFLGSSGSGKTTTLMMIAGFCEPDSGTITVGSRDVTRLAPQKRGLGFVFQQYLLFPHMTVSENVAFPLTLRGVPKDEIRRRVGETLEIAGLSGFGGRKPRELSGGQQQRVALCRALVYRPPVILMDEPLGALDKKLRDQLQVEIKSIQQELGLTVIYVTHDQEEALVMSDRIAVMRNGLIEQFDTPRELFERPKTPFVADFLGAANFLPGRIDKHDGEHTLVRLDKAGGLIKARRHQLPSGSQVKVAVQPGRLRACATDDGFCTGTVETATYVGTLVRAGVRIDGGDGPLLRLEVPAGRGPVAGERIGISADPEDVNLFPTEQAG comes from the coding sequence GTGGCTGAATTCGGTATCGCCGCACCGTCGGTGAAGGTGGCCGGCGGCAAGCCGGCCACCGCGACCGGCAAAGCGCTGTCGGTAGTGGCCCTGCGTAAGACCTACGGTGATGTCGTCGCCGTTGACGAGGCGTCGATGGAGATCGCGGCGGGTGAGTTCGTCACTTTCCTGGGCTCCTCGGGGTCGGGCAAGACCACGACGTTGATGATGATCGCCGGTTTCTGCGAACCCGACTCCGGCACCATCACCGTCGGAAGCCGTGACGTGACGCGGCTGGCGCCGCAGAAGCGGGGCCTGGGCTTCGTCTTCCAGCAGTACCTGCTCTTCCCGCACATGACGGTCAGTGAGAACGTCGCGTTCCCGCTCACGCTGCGCGGGGTGCCGAAGGACGAGATCCGCCGGCGGGTGGGGGAGACGCTGGAGATCGCGGGCCTGTCCGGGTTCGGCGGCCGTAAGCCGCGTGAGCTGTCCGGTGGTCAGCAGCAGCGGGTCGCGTTGTGCCGGGCGCTGGTCTACCGCCCGCCGGTCATCCTCATGGACGAGCCGCTCGGTGCCCTGGACAAGAAGCTGCGTGACCAGCTGCAGGTCGAGATCAAGTCCATTCAGCAGGAACTCGGCCTGACCGTCATCTATGTGACACATGATCAGGAAGAGGCGCTGGTCATGTCGGACCGCATCGCGGTGATGCGCAACGGCCTGATCGAGCAGTTCGACACCCCCAGGGAGCTGTTCGAGCGGCCGAAGACCCCCTTCGTCGCGGACTTCCTCGGCGCGGCCAACTTCCTCCCCGGCCGCATCGACAAGCATGACGGCGAGCACACCCTCGTCCGCCTCGACAAGGCCGGTGGTCTGATCAAGGCGCGCCGTCACCAGCTGCCCTCCGGCAGTCAGGTCAAGGTCGCCGTGCAGCCGGGCCGGCTGCGGGCCTGTGCAACCGATGACGGGTTCTGTACCGGCACGGTGGAAACCGCCACCTACGTGGGCACCCTGGTCCGCGCCGGGGTGCGGATCGACGGCGGTGACGGGCCGTTGCTGCGCCTGGAAGTACCCGCCGGCCGGGGCCCCGTCGCCGGGGAGCGAATCGGCATCAGCGCGGACCCCGAGGACGTCAACCTCTTCCCGACCGAACAGGCGGGGTGA
- a CDS encoding ABC transporter permease: MAATLTANPPARPRKLLASRKTRVGILYALPVVVYLLVLFVYPIFSTLLLSLKDADGSFTLHWYADALTGVNLSVLITTLRISAETAVLSLVFGFILANAISRLRPILAGLAMLVVVVPHFISALVRTYGWIILLGDKGLVNETLTAMSVPGAPYSLLYNELGVVIGTTSMMLPYTVLLLYGVMRGVDRRLLAAASSMGAGRVTIFRRIYLPLVAPGLASAGLLSFILSLGYYITPALMGGPNQTMIATLINQQVTKENQWNGAAAQGVILLVLTLAGLLLVKAVTSLGASRKKRSAT; this comes from the coding sequence ATGGCCGCCACCCTCACCGCCAACCCTCCCGCCCGTCCCCGCAAGCTCCTGGCCTCGCGCAAGACCCGGGTCGGGATCCTGTACGCGCTGCCGGTCGTCGTCTATCTGCTGGTGCTGTTCGTCTACCCGATCTTCTCCACGCTGCTGCTCAGCCTGAAGGACGCCGACGGATCGTTCACCCTGCACTGGTACGCCGACGCGCTCACGGGCGTCAACCTCTCCGTGCTGATCACCACGCTGCGGATCTCCGCCGAGACAGCCGTGCTCAGCCTGGTCTTCGGGTTCATTCTGGCGAACGCGATCTCCCGGCTCAGGCCCATCCTGGCGGGCCTGGCGATGCTCGTCGTGGTCGTCCCGCACTTCATCAGCGCCCTGGTACGCACCTACGGCTGGATCATCCTGCTCGGTGACAAGGGCCTGGTGAACGAGACCCTCACCGCCATGTCGGTCCCCGGAGCCCCGTACTCACTGCTCTACAACGAACTCGGCGTGGTCATCGGCACCACCTCCATGATGCTCCCCTACACCGTGCTCCTGCTGTACGGGGTGATGCGCGGGGTGGACCGCCGCCTGCTTGCGGCCGCGTCCAGCATGGGCGCGGGACGCGTGACCATCTTCCGCCGCATCTACCTGCCACTGGTCGCCCCCGGCCTGGCCAGCGCCGGACTGCTCAGCTTCATCCTCTCGCTGGGCTACTACATCACCCCGGCCCTGATGGGCGGACCCAACCAGACCATGATCGCCACCCTCATCAACCAGCAGGTGACCAAGGAGAACCAGTGGAACGGGGCCGCCGCCCAGGGCGTCATCCTGCTGGTCCTCACCCTCGCCGGACTGCTGCTGGTCAAGGCCGTGACCTCGCTCGGCGCCAGCCGTAAGAAGAGGAGCGCCACATGA
- a CDS encoding ABC transporter permease: MMELRKTLAGRIALTAVATVILLFLALPIVVILVTSFSNNAFAQFPPEAWTLNWYKALFADGSKWPAALSLSALVAALSTVFSLIIGVTAATALTRSELPLRSAVYALVLGPLVIPQIVTALGLFLLFEPAAMLGSPIAIALGHTVLASPIAVLILIATLRGIDERFEDAAASMGAGRLTIARRITFPLAAPGMIAAAIFSFITSFDEFYISQFLSSVDTVTLPVQVYNSLTFEIDPSVTAVSAILIAFAILALGLVALVRWLGSGQQDSLLSVENTVGVANPGGEAV, from the coding sequence ATGATGGAACTACGCAAGACCCTCGCCGGACGGATCGCCCTCACAGCAGTCGCCACCGTCATCCTGCTCTTCCTGGCGCTGCCGATCGTCGTCATCCTCGTCACCTCCTTCAGCAACAACGCCTTCGCACAGTTCCCGCCGGAGGCGTGGACACTGAACTGGTACAAGGCGCTGTTCGCCGACGGCAGCAAGTGGCCGGCCGCGCTCTCCCTGAGCGCCCTGGTCGCCGCCCTGAGCACCGTCTTCTCCCTCATCATCGGCGTCACCGCGGCAACCGCCCTGACCCGCAGCGAACTCCCCCTGCGCTCCGCGGTCTACGCCCTGGTCCTCGGCCCCCTGGTCATCCCCCAGATCGTCACCGCACTCGGCCTGTTCCTCCTCTTCGAACCCGCCGCCATGCTCGGCAGCCCCATCGCCATCGCCCTCGGCCACACCGTGCTCGCCTCACCCATCGCGGTACTCATCCTGATCGCCACCCTGCGCGGCATCGACGAACGTTTCGAAGACGCCGCCGCCAGCATGGGCGCCGGCCGCCTGACCATCGCCCGGCGCATCACCTTCCCCCTCGCCGCCCCCGGCATGATCGCCGCAGCGATCTTCTCCTTCATCACCAGCTTCGACGAGTTCTACATCTCCCAATTCCTCTCCTCCGTCGACACCGTCACCCTCCCCGTCCAGGTCTACAACTCCCTCACCTTCGAGATCGACCCCAGCGTGACCGCCGTCAGCGCCATCCTCATCGCCTTCGCCATCCTCGCCCTCGGCCTCGTCGCCCTGGTGCGCTGGCTCGGCTCCGGACAACAGGACTCCCTGCTCTCCGTCGAGAACACCGTCGGCGTCGCCAACCCCGGAGGCGAAGCCGTATGA
- a CDS encoding aminotransferase class III-fold pyridoxal phosphate-dependent enzyme, with protein sequence MTTATAQRHLLLHMTDNGSLAMPGQELFVVRRGEGPYVDDADGNRYIDGLSGLYCCQLGYSYGPEFAEAAERQLRELCYSPLWSGSAHPSAIELAERLSRIAPVDIEHTFFSSGGAEAVETAWKIARRYHALRGEPGRTKAIARRGAYHGLTVGALSLTDDPGLTEPYGPPAIDTRFVSNTNRFGLAPEFADDTAFTAHLLAELEAEILAEGPETIAMLIAEPVQNRGGCITPPQGYWQGLRALADRYGFLLVADEVITAFGRVGEWFGADRYGARPDMVTVAKGITAGYAPLGATLVGTKVTEVINRPGAVLNHGYTFAGHPLSTAIALRNLEIMERDRILDNVRGLQDDLAKHMASLTDLPIVGDVRGTGFFYSCELVGDLDGGGFSDRARADLIVDLIPRRLREAGLLARVYNRSAPLVQIAPPLISDRALLDRIAAIVAGTLAEASARI encoded by the coding sequence ATGACCACCGCCACCGCTCAGCGGCACCTGCTGCTGCACATGACCGACAACGGCTCGCTCGCGATGCCGGGTCAGGAACTGTTCGTCGTCCGCCGCGGCGAGGGCCCGTACGTCGACGACGCGGACGGCAACCGCTACATCGACGGCCTGTCAGGGCTGTACTGCTGCCAGCTCGGCTACTCCTACGGCCCCGAGTTCGCCGAGGCCGCCGAACGGCAACTGCGCGAGCTGTGCTACAGCCCGCTGTGGAGCGGCTCCGCGCACCCCTCGGCCATCGAACTCGCCGAGCGGCTGTCCCGGATCGCCCCCGTCGACATCGAGCACACCTTCTTCTCGAGCGGTGGCGCCGAAGCTGTCGAGACCGCCTGGAAGATAGCCCGCCGTTACCACGCCCTGCGCGGCGAGCCGGGCCGCACCAAGGCGATCGCCCGGCGCGGCGCCTACCACGGCCTGACCGTCGGCGCCCTCTCGCTCACCGACGACCCCGGCCTGACGGAGCCGTACGGCCCGCCGGCGATCGACACCCGGTTCGTGTCGAACACCAACCGCTTCGGCCTCGCACCGGAGTTCGCCGACGACACCGCCTTCACCGCGCACCTGCTGGCCGAGCTGGAGGCCGAGATCCTGGCCGAGGGCCCGGAGACGATCGCCATGCTGATCGCCGAGCCGGTGCAGAACCGGGGCGGCTGCATCACCCCGCCCCAGGGTTACTGGCAGGGGTTGCGGGCGCTGGCCGACCGGTACGGCTTCCTGCTCGTCGCCGACGAGGTCATCACGGCGTTCGGCCGGGTCGGTGAGTGGTTCGGCGCAGACCGCTACGGCGCCCGTCCGGACATGGTCACCGTCGCCAAGGGCATCACCGCCGGATACGCCCCCCTGGGCGCGACCCTGGTCGGCACCAAGGTCACCGAGGTCATCAACCGGCCCGGCGCGGTCCTCAACCACGGCTACACCTTCGCCGGGCACCCGCTGAGCACGGCCATCGCCCTGCGCAACCTGGAGATCATGGAGCGGGACCGGATCCTGGACAACGTCCGCGGTCTCCAGGACGACCTGGCGAAACACATGGCGTCCCTCACGGACCTGCCGATCGTCGGCGATGTCCGCGGCACCGGGTTCTTCTACTCCTGCGAACTCGTCGGCGACCTCGACGGCGGCGGCTTCAGCGACCGCGCCCGGGCCGATCTGATCGTCGACCTGATCCCGCGCCGGCTGCGTGAGGCCGGCCTGCTGGCCCGTGTCTACAACCGGTCCGCGCCGCTGGTGCAGATCGCGCCCCCGCTGATCAGCGACCGCGCTCTGCTCGACCGTATCGCCGCGATCGTCGCCGGCACTCTCGCCGAGGCGTCCGCCCGCATCTGA